Proteins from one Elgaria multicarinata webbii isolate HBS135686 ecotype San Diego chromosome 3, rElgMul1.1.pri, whole genome shotgun sequence genomic window:
- the LOC134395735 gene encoding zinc finger protein ZFP2-like produces MLLYPRRPVLLQGAAAFLLVGSAEEYLRGLKGLLGSRIRSVVFTRVFLLTSSVRARTGRERWGGCVEGAGEEMLVMPHKSSLLCGGGEMVPVRPDQGLVLFKEVAVYFTKEEWSLLDPSQRTLHERVMMENFANVAYLETRDVPGIKAEHGQGAFFERVSPEERKEQRNLNTHLKIHTGEKQLTYSKCSKSFYDKDTHREHLRIHTKKPITSLECRRAFTWCDDLSSHQRIHTGEKPFKCLVCGNSFTQSIQLTEHQHIHAGEKPFKCLKCGKSFTQSGQLTKHKRIHTGEKPFKCLECGKSFTQSGHLTGHQRIHTGEKPFKCLECGKSFTQSGELTGHQRIHTGEKPFKCLECGKSFTRSGGLTKHQRIHTGEKLFKCQECGKAFHQSSNLTSHQRIHTGVKPFKCLVCGKSFTQSGQLTGHQRIHTREKPFKCLECGKVFTCNHALTAHQRIHTGEKPFKCLECGKTFIQSGQLTSHQRIHTGEKPFKCLECGKTFTQSDKLYRHQRIHTGEKPFKCLECGKTFTQSGQLTSHQRIHTGEKPFKCLECGKAFRRSDKLYRHQRIHTGEKPFKCLQCGMSFTDSGQMTKHQRFHTGEKPFECLECGKSFTQSKDLTKHQRIHIGEKLFKCLQCGKGFRRRDKLYRHQRIHTGEKPFKCLQCGKAFNQSTHLTSHQRIHTGNAM; encoded by the exons GTGAAGAAATGCTGGTAATGCCTCATAAGTCATCCCTTCTTTGTGGTGGTGGAGAAATGGTTCCTGTGCGACCAGATCAG GGCTTGGTGCTCTTCAAAGAGGTGGCCGTGTATTTCACCAAGGAGGAGTGGTCTCTGCTGGATCCGAGCCAAAGGACTCTGCACGAGCGAGTTatgatggagaactttgcaaatgtggCATATTTGG AGACCCGTGATGTGCCAGGGATCAAGGCAGAACATGGACAGGGAGCATTCTTCGAAAGAGTGAGTCCTGAAGAACGAAAAGAGCAGAGAAATCTAAATACTCATTTgaaaatccacacaggagagaagcaacTGACGTACTCAAAGTGCAGTAAAAGTTTCTATGATAAAGATACCCACAGAGAACATTTGAGAATACACACGAAGAAACCAATTACGAGTCTGGAGTGCAGAAGGGCCTTCACTTGGTGTGATGATCTTTCTTCacatcaaaggattcacacaggtgagaagccattcaaatgcctggtgtgtggaaatAGCTTCACTCAGAGTATACAGCTTACAGAACATCAACATATCCAcgcaggggagaagccatttaaatgtctgaagtgtggaaagagcttcactcagagtgGACAACTTACTAAACATAAAAGaatacacacaggagagaagccatttaaatgcctggagtgtgggaagagctttactcAGAGTGGACACCTTACtggacatcaaagaattcacacaggagagaagccatttaaatgcctggagtgtggaaagagcttcactcagagtgGAGAACTTACtggacatcaaagaattcacacaggagagaagccatttaaatgcctggagtgtgggaagagcttcactcGGAGTGGAGGACTtactaaacatcaaagaattcacacaggagagaagctaTTTAAATGCCaggagtgtggaaaggccttccATCAGAGCAGTAATCTTACTTCACATCAAAGGATACACACAGGggtgaagccatttaaatgcctggtgtgtggaaagagtttcactcAGAGTGGACAACTTACtggacatcaaagaattcacacaagagagaagccatttaaatgcctggagtgtggaaaggtgTTCACTTGTAATCATgctcttactgcacatcaaaggatacacacaggagagaagccatttaaatgcctggagtgtggaaagaccttcattCAGAGTGGACAacttacttcacatcaaagaattcacacaggagagaagccatttaaatgcctggagtgtggaaagaccttcactCAGAGTGATAAACTTTATAGACATCAAAGgatacacacaggagagaagccatttaaatgcctggagtgtggaaagaccttcactCAGAGTGGACAacttacttcacatcaaagaattcacacaggagagaagccatttaaatgcctggagtgtggaaaggccttccGTCGGAGTGATAAACTTTATagacatcaaagaatacacacaggagagaagccgtttAAATGCCTGCAGTGTGGAATGAGCTTCACTGACAGTGGACAAATGACTAAACATCAAAgatttcacacaggagagaagccatttgaatgcctggagtgtggaaagagcttcactcagagtaAAGATCTtactaaacatcaaagaattcacatagGAGAGAAGCTATTTAAATGCCTgcagtgtggaaagggcttccgGCGGAGAGATAAACTttatagacatcaaagaattcacacaggagagaagccatttaaatgcctgcagTGTGGAAAGGCCTTCAATCAGAGTACTCAtcttacttcacatcaaagaatccacacagggaaCGCCATGTAA